Proteins encoded in a region of the Clostridium beijerinckii genome:
- a CDS encoding DUF1540 domain-containing protein has product MKHNESIGCSVTECKYHCKDDDYCTLDQIKVGTHESRAKTVECTDCQSFELH; this is encoded by the coding sequence ATGAAACATAACGAAAGCATTGGATGTTCTGTAACAGAGTGCAAATATCATTGTAAAGATGACGATTACTGTACTTTAGACCAAATTAAAGTAGGTACTCATGAATCTAGAGCTAAAACTGTAGAATGTACTGATTGTCAGTCTTTCGAATTACACTAA
- a CDS encoding DUF7677 family protein has product MKKLSHSFSGALRTFSFWIANGTVGYPLLEGIDYSCIFEEPSAMEQAYAIFANVIEMDDNGNVLNAKYAEKRAAQFIRSYVDENYVVDPPLEGWEVQLYCCDSKLNDM; this is encoded by the coding sequence TTGAAAAAATTAAGTCATTCATTTAGTGGTGCATTAAGAACTTTCTCATTTTGGATTGCAAATGGAACTGTAGGTTATCCGTTATTGGAGGGGATTGATTATTCGTGTATATTTGAAGAACCAAGTGCTATGGAACAAGCATATGCAATCTTTGCTAACGTAATTGAAATGGATGATAACGGTAATGTGTTAAATGCAAAATATGCCGAGAAGAGAGCAGCGCAATTTATAAGAAGTTATGTTGACGAAAATTATGTAGTAGATCCGCCCTTAGAAGGATGGGAAGTGCAACTCTATTGTTGTGATAGCAAATTAAATGATATGTAA
- a CDS encoding GNAT family N-acetyltransferase — protein sequence MTDNIVFKKIDDDFAIQLLEILNNDEKLQAELGTSDHNISKEEFINHNNKWATSTNSEIFAIVLNGRAIGTISLSHQNLKESKAQVGYWIGSYYWKNGYTSKVFSKILDYAKGKGIRYLSAKINEENIASKRIWEKYNANIKIVDNGFYANILLPDIDGKG from the coding sequence ATGACAGATAATATAGTATTTAAAAAAATAGACGATGATTTTGCAATTCAGCTTTTAGAAATACTAAACAATGATGAAAAGCTACAAGCTGAGCTAGGAACAAGTGATCATAATATATCTAAAGAAGAATTTATTAATCATAATAATAAATGGGCTACAAGTACCAATTCAGAAATATTTGCGATAGTACTAAATGGTAGAGCTATAGGAACAATTTCATTGAGTCATCAAAATCTAAAAGAAAGCAAGGCTCAAGTGGGGTACTGGATTGGAAGTTATTATTGGAAAAATGGATATACAAGCAAGGTTTTCTCTAAAATATTAGACTATGCTAAAGGAAAAGGAATAAGATATTTAAGTGCTAAAATTAATGAAGAAAATATTGCTTCTAAAAGAATCTGGGAAAAATACAATGCAAATATAAAAATAGTGGACAATGGCTTTTACGCCAATATATTATTGCCTGATATTGATGGCAAAGGCTGA
- a CDS encoding sugar O-acetyltransferase, translated as MNLEEQRQLILSGKMYNDLTTELIEAREKTVFLTNEYNNSFGKPQHEREEILKRLLKGIGRGVHFEPTFRCEFGFNITIGDNFYANFDCVMLDGGGINIGDNVLFGPRVGIYTSNHATYAKERVAGGCYAKPVKIGNNVWIGAGVNINQGVTIGDNTIIGSGSVITKSIPANVIAAGVPCKVIREITEEDKTGFEI; from the coding sequence ATGAATTTAGAAGAACAGAGACAATTAATTTTATCTGGTAAAATGTATAATGATTTGACAACAGAATTGATTGAGGCAAGAGAAAAAACTGTATTTCTTACAAATGAATATAATAATAGTTTTGGTAAGCCTCAGCATGAAAGAGAAGAAATATTAAAAAGGTTACTGAAAGGTATTGGAAGAGGAGTCCACTTTGAACCAACATTTCGATGTGAATTTGGTTTTAATATTACAATTGGAGATAATTTTTATGCCAATTTCGATTGTGTAATGTTAGATGGTGGAGGGATAAACATAGGCGATAATGTTTTGTTTGGTCCAAGAGTTGGAATTTATACATCTAATCATGCAACGTATGCAAAAGAACGAGTAGCAGGAGGTTGTTATGCAAAACCTGTAAAGATAGGCAATAATGTATGGATTGGGGCAGGCGTTAATATAAATCAAGGGGTAACAATTGGAGATAATACAATTATAGGCTCTGGCAGTGTTATTACAAAAAGCATTCCAGCCAATGTAATTGCTGCAGGTGTACCATGTAAAGTAATCAGAGAAATTACAGAAGAGGACAAGACGGGATTTGAAATATGA
- a CDS encoding YmaF family protein, with protein sequence MGNNYYNYDKNKCDYNDKKEYDEKYYKIKNHNHEFESSTDYEEDDEGELHNHRVAGVTGPPIKYGKTHIHKVAELTDTFGDHFHEICDTTGPAIYLPGGKHIHLVKGRTTVADGHQHDYFFTTLIEDPTNVPEDKKC encoded by the coding sequence ATGGGAAACAATTATTATAATTACGATAAAAATAAATGTGATTATAACGATAAAAAAGAATATGATGAAAAGTATTATAAGATAAAAAATCATAATCATGAATTTGAATCAAGTACAGATTATGAAGAAGATGATGAAGGTGAATTGCACAATCATCGTGTTGCTGGCGTTACTGGTCCTCCAATTAAATATGGGAAAACTCATATTCATAAAGTAGCCGAGCTTACAGATACTTTTGGAGATCATTTTCATGAGATTTGTGACACTACTGGCCCAGCTATTTATCTTCCAGGTGGAAAACACATCCATTTAGTAAAGGGCAGAACAACTGTTGCAGATGGACATCAGCATGATTATTTTTTCACTACTCTAATTGAAGATCCTACTAATGTACCAGAAGATAAAAAATGTTAA
- a CDS encoding aldo/keto reductase — translation MVENITEYSLNDGLKVPSIGFGTYSLNGIDGANRIKEAIDLGYRLIDSAFNYENEGAVGEAVRKCSVSREKLIITSKLPGRHHSYKEAINTVEESLFRAGLDYYDLYLIHWPNPRINLYVEAWQAMIELKKRGLIRSIGVCNFMPEHLITLIKETGVTPSINQIELHPYFNQEEQRACNKEHGILTESWSPLGRGNSMLQDEKIAGIAETHKKSISQVILRWHIQLGAIPLPKASSKEHQLDNLNIFDFELSEDEMKIISGLSREDGRTTNQDPRVYEEF, via the coding sequence ATGGTAGAGAACATTACAGAATATTCATTAAATGATGGGCTTAAAGTGCCAAGCATTGGTTTTGGGACATACAGTCTAAATGGTATAGACGGAGCTAATAGGATTAAAGAGGCAATTGATTTAGGGTACAGATTAATTGATTCAGCATTTAATTATGAAAATGAAGGCGCAGTTGGAGAAGCAGTAAGGAAATGCTCTGTTTCAAGAGAAAAGCTTATAATTACTTCTAAATTACCTGGTCGTCATCACTCATATAAAGAAGCTATTAATACAGTTGAAGAATCATTATTTAGAGCTGGATTAGATTATTATGATTTATATCTTATTCATTGGCCTAATCCAAGAATTAATTTATATGTTGAAGCTTGGCAGGCAATGATTGAATTAAAGAAAAGAGGCTTAATTAGATCAATAGGTGTTTGCAATTTTATGCCTGAACACTTAATAACTTTAATAAAGGAAACTGGAGTAACTCCTAGTATTAATCAAATTGAGCTTCATCCTTATTTTAATCAAGAAGAGCAACGTGCTTGTAACAAAGAACATGGTATACTTACAGAATCTTGGAGTCCTCTTGGAAGAGGTAATAGTATGCTACAAGATGAGAAAATTGCTGGAATTGCTGAAACACATAAAAAATCTATTTCACAAGTAATTTTACGTTGGCATATACAATTAGGGGCTATTCCACTTCCAAAAGCATCATCAAAAGAGCATCAATTAGATAATCTAAATATTTTTGATTTTGAATTATCAGAAGATGAAATGAAAATCATTTCTGGACTTTCTCGTGAAGATGGTCGTACAACTAATCAAGACCCTAGAGTTTACGAAGAATTCTAA
- a CDS encoding YcxB family protein, whose protein sequence is MEIEFKISRDELINFNMKYIVNTKIYKKQIRAYVGLVSFILLGLILLLRSILYIETIIIMYIIFFFSRKKIFDRSLRRKLLRIYGTDKLTDTFEATHLNLIEKGIKTNTRFSEKIHNWNSIKGLYLLEEYIFIPTMNGESLVIPLSSLSSMEDKKLFLDTIINNTNLELKYSYPDSV, encoded by the coding sequence ATGGAGATAGAGTTTAAAATTTCAAGGGATGAGTTAATAAATTTTAATATGAAGTATATTGTTAACACAAAAATTTATAAAAAACAAATTCGTGCATATGTTGGACTTGTTTCTTTTATACTGCTTGGATTGATACTTTTACTTAGAAGTATTTTATATATTGAAACTATTATTATTATGTACATTATATTCTTCTTTTCTAGAAAAAAGATATTTGACAGATCATTAAGAAGAAAACTTCTAAGAATATATGGAACAGATAAATTAACAGATACATTTGAAGCAACACATTTAAACCTTATAGAAAAAGGAATAAAAACTAATACTAGATTTTCAGAGAAAATTCATAATTGGAATTCTATAAAAGGTTTGTATTTATTAGAAGAATATATTTTTATACCTACAATGAATGGTGAAAGTTTAGTAATACCTCTATCGTCGCTTTCTTCAATGGAGGATAAGAAGCTGTTTTTAGATACTATTATTAATAATACAAATTTAGAATTAAAATATAGTTATCCTGATTCTGTTTAG
- a CDS encoding GH25 family lysozyme gives MKGIDVSNHNGSINFGQVKYSGIEAVYIKATEGTTFKDRCLEVNYSNAHCEGLKTGFYHFLVGTSEPETQANSFYNAIKDKANDLIPMLDVESNFDGLMDFVLRFIAKFKEISKMQIGIYTYTSFTDNLDDRIAGYPLWEANYNNTPWKLNSNFFANRVGHQYSETGCVNGIDTDCDMNEFNDGILNKTNGYVRTNYLPIGYRGDGSFAGVDMEYVQEYFEDIRIYANSNENGIWVETQNLPMSKCLELKDTLGSWFCDIK, from the coding sequence ATGAAAGGTATAGACGTAAGTAATCATAATGGAAGCATAAATTTTGGACAGGTGAAATATTCAGGAATAGAAGCTGTTTACATTAAAGCTACAGAAGGTACAACATTCAAAGATCGCTGTTTAGAGGTTAATTATTCCAATGCACATTGCGAAGGATTAAAAACTGGATTTTATCATTTCTTAGTTGGGACTAGTGAGCCAGAAACTCAGGCTAATAGTTTTTATAATGCTATAAAGGATAAAGCAAATGATCTAATTCCAATGTTAGATGTGGAAAGTAATTTTGATGGATTAATGGACTTTGTATTACGATTTATTGCTAAATTTAAAGAGATATCAAAGATGCAAATTGGTATTTATACTTATACTAGTTTTACAGATAACCTGGATGATAGAATTGCTGGCTATCCGTTATGGGAGGCGAATTATAATAATACTCCATGGAAATTAAATTCTAATTTCTTTGCTAATAGAGTGGGGCACCAATATTCGGAAACAGGATGTGTAAATGGTATAGATACTGATTGCGATATGAATGAGTTTAATGATGGAATACTAAATAAAACTAATGGATATGTAAGAACTAATTATCTTCCAATTGGATATAGAGGGGATGGAAGTTTTGCTGGAGTTGACATGGAATATGTGCAAGAATATTTTGAAGATATTCGTATCTATGCTAATTCAAATGAAAATGGAATCTGGGTTGAAACTCAAAATTTGCCTATGAGCAAATGTTTAGAATTAAAAGATACGTTAGGAAGTTGGTTTTGTGATATAAAATAG
- a CDS encoding ATP-binding protein codes for MDALQRILNQVRENSISKSQNGNQKKVQAAQETGHFKCEKCKDTGYIIKAQFHAQPLMTPCSCLEIENVKRLWKNSGINPENLEKTFSNFEEWSRTSKKMKFIATEYYMSFDEIRSNRKNSILLCGNPGSGKTHIALALANNFLKNNIKVVYMPYRDVITSLKQNILDKEYYKKTLSKYQTSEILLIDDLYKGKVNETDVNIMFELINYRYFNHLPVIVSSEFTVERLLNFDEAIGSRIYEMTKDFIVEIQGTENNYRLR; via the coding sequence ATGGACGCACTTCAAAGAATATTAAATCAGGTGAGAGAAAATTCAATATCAAAATCCCAGAACGGAAACCAAAAGAAGGTGCAGGCTGCGCAAGAGACAGGCCATTTTAAATGTGAAAAATGTAAAGATACAGGTTATATTATAAAAGCTCAGTTTCATGCACAGCCACTGATGACACCATGTTCGTGCTTAGAGATTGAAAATGTCAAAAGGTTATGGAAGAATAGTGGGATAAACCCAGAAAATTTAGAAAAGACCTTTAGCAATTTTGAAGAATGGTCAAGAACTTCTAAAAAAATGAAATTTATTGCAACAGAGTATTACATGAGTTTTGATGAGATAAGATCAAATAGGAAAAATTCAATTCTACTTTGTGGTAATCCAGGAAGCGGAAAGACTCATATTGCCTTAGCTCTTGCAAATAACTTTTTGAAAAATAATATAAAAGTTGTTTACATGCCTTACAGAGATGTAATTACAAGTCTTAAACAAAATATCCTAGACAAAGAATATTATAAAAAGACCTTAAGCAAATATCAAACCTCTGAAATTCTATTAATTGATGATTTATATAAAGGAAAAGTTAATGAAACAGATGTAAATATAATGTTTGAACTGATAAATTATAGGTATTTTAATCACTTGCCAGTTATTGTTTCAAGTGAGTTCACAGTTGAAAGACTGCTAAATTTTGATGAAGCAATAGGAAGTAGAATATATGAAATGACCAAGGATTTTATAGTTGAGATTCAAGGCACAGAAAATAATTATAGACTGAGGTGA
- a CDS encoding DUF1540 domain-containing protein, whose protein sequence is MLIKCNWRTCKNYKDGVCRADSIELKSFDYEEDNEELEGLKCATYEYDSFWMCDKGREVDVR, encoded by the coding sequence TTGTTAATTAAGTGTAACTGGAGAACCTGTAAAAATTATAAAGATGGAGTATGCAGAGCAGATTCTATTGAATTAAAGAGCTTTGATTACGAGGAAGATAACGAAGAGTTAGAAGGTTTAAAATGTGCCACATATGAATATGATTCCTTTTGGATGTGTGATAAGGGAAGAGAAGTAGATGTAAGATGA
- a CDS encoding helix-turn-helix domain-containing protein translates to MKLTPIRLRRLNSGLDSEEVIEALKISKSTFYKLEQGWTRPSPALIKRLADIYKCSTDDIFRDLKITG, encoded by the coding sequence ATGAAATTAACACCAATAAGATTAAGGAGATTAAACTCTGGTCTTGATAGTGAGGAGGTTATAGAAGCATTAAAAATAAGTAAAAGTACATTTTATAAGTTAGAGCAAGGATGGACAAGACCATCGCCAGCACTGATAAAAAGACTTGCAGATATTTATAAATGCTCAACAGATGACATATTTAGAGATTTAAAGATAACAGGGTAG
- a CDS encoding DDE-type integrase/transposase/recombinase: MINKFLLETVIYLIEIIKYLMTLLVGKNLLKSISDEPVKKEYRKLQVDDQPIFDVPEKLNYKLLIAEYEFKHGKEFAPVKPRKNKALAPKDVICPKCGAPHTYLYDNNGGRGQYLCKVCDTTFNPKNYYQKSIVLRCPHCSKTLERIKARKDFYVYKCKNDNCSFYQNNLKSMTKSEKQDFKKNPGKFKVRYIFRDFTFDFKPLSKESPVKSKVSLPNIMISSYTLGLILTYYVNYGLSSRKTAALLKDIHDIKISHQAILNYVNAVSIVVKPFIDNYDYKLSDSFCGDETYIKVNGKWNYIFFFFDAVKKIILSYRVSPHRDTETAVKAIDDVLSKLKEIPEDLNLITDGNPIYLLAQHFFASHSIKFDVTQVIGLTNKDEVSKEYRPLKQIIERLNRTFKGNYRATTGFGSPNGSVAFVTMFVAYFNFLRPHSALEGKTPVILEELESMSNMPTRWCKFIELSQDFVLNNCTITA; this comes from the coding sequence ATGATTAATAAGTTTCTTCTTGAAACTGTAATTTATCTTATTGAAATTATAAAGTATCTCATGACTTTGCTGGTTGGCAAAAACTTGCTTAAAAGCATTTCGGACGAACCTGTTAAGAAAGAATACCGAAAGCTTCAAGTAGATGATCAACCAATCTTTGATGTTCCCGAAAAACTTAACTATAAGCTTCTAATAGCTGAATATGAGTTTAAGCACGGCAAAGAATTTGCTCCTGTGAAACCTCGCAAAAACAAAGCGTTAGCTCCTAAGGATGTTATCTGTCCTAAGTGTGGTGCTCCACATACCTATCTTTACGATAATAACGGAGGCCGAGGACAATATCTTTGCAAAGTCTGTGATACCACATTCAATCCTAAAAATTACTATCAGAAATCCATAGTGTTAAGATGTCCTCACTGCAGTAAAACACTTGAAAGAATCAAGGCGCGTAAGGATTTCTACGTTTATAAGTGTAAGAATGATAATTGCTCTTTTTACCAAAATAATCTTAAATCAATGACAAAATCTGAAAAACAAGATTTTAAGAAGAATCCTGGTAAGTTCAAAGTTAGATACATATTTAGAGATTTCACTTTTGACTTTAAGCCACTTTCTAAAGAAAGTCCGGTAAAATCAAAGGTTTCTCTTCCAAACATTATGATTTCTTCTTACACCTTAGGACTCATTCTAACTTACTACGTTAACTACGGTTTATCTTCCAGAAAGACAGCTGCATTGCTTAAAGATATTCATGATATTAAAATATCTCATCAAGCAATTTTAAACTATGTTAATGCCGTTTCAATTGTAGTTAAGCCATTTATAGATAACTACGATTATAAACTTTCTGACTCTTTCTGCGGCGATGAAACCTACATAAAAGTTAACGGTAAGTGGAACTATATTTTCTTCTTTTTTGATGCTGTTAAAAAGATTATTCTATCTTACAGAGTATCACCACATAGAGATACCGAAACGGCTGTAAAAGCCATCGATGATGTTCTAAGTAAGTTAAAAGAAATACCTGAAGATCTTAATCTTATAACTGATGGTAACCCTATATATCTTCTTGCACAGCACTTCTTTGCAAGCCATAGTATAAAATTCGATGTTACTCAAGTTATAGGCTTAACCAATAAAGATGAAGTTTCAAAAGAATATAGGCCATTGAAGCAAATTATTGAACGTCTTAACCGAACCTTTAAAGGCAATTATAGAGCTACTACTGGCTTCGGAAGTCCTAACGGGTCGGTTGCATTTGTAACTATGTTTGTGGCATACTTTAACTTTCTAAGACCACATTCTGCCCTTGAAGGCAAAACTCCTGTAATCCTTGAAGAGTTAGAGTCAATGTCCAACATGCCTACTAGATGGTGCAAATTTATTGAACTATCTCAAGACTTTGTTCTAAATAACTGTACAATAACTGCCTAA
- a CDS encoding CHAP domain-containing protein — protein MKKQLRKVMILAVSLLILFGQTPNIVFAATSPNISSSAYNSENIFTQSGYKGQCTWFVWGRAYEKLGIKLNSQFYGNAKQWWNETTYPKGQTPAANSIAVFGNGSAGHVVFIESVSGDTIYFNEANYHVSKAYDGAEENQTVSAFKSRSANFLGFIYLQGNPSEPSDPTQSGFTYTNNAQVSGDFLYVRDSSGNIIPGRRVDDGDKITVLDVSYSTQLALIEYPTPNGVRTGYVSNATNIIKYFNAGAWKNGSTSETVYDSNGNTIGSLSPGETATPMYRKNGKLSVVYNTSKGANTKSGFVVYNGGFNKY, from the coding sequence ATGAAAAAACAACTTAGAAAAGTGATGATTTTGGCTGTATCATTATTAATACTTTTTGGACAAACTCCTAACATTGTTTTTGCTGCAACTTCACCAAACATATCAAGTAGTGCTTATAACAGTGAAAACATATTTACGCAGAGTGGCTACAAAGGACAATGTACATGGTTTGTATGGGGACGTGCATATGAGAAATTAGGAATAAAGTTAAACTCTCAGTTTTATGGCAATGCAAAACAATGGTGGAATGAAACTACTTATCCGAAAGGACAAACACCAGCCGCTAATTCTATAGCTGTATTCGGGAATGGTAGCGCGGGGCATGTTGTATTTATTGAAAGTGTTTCTGGTGACACAATATACTTTAATGAAGCTAACTATCATGTGAGTAAGGCATATGATGGCGCAGAGGAAAATCAGACAGTATCAGCATTTAAGAGTAGATCTGCGAATTTTCTTGGATTCATATATCTACAGGGTAATCCATCTGAGCCGAGTGATCCAACACAAAGTGGCTTTACTTATACAAATAATGCTCAAGTATCAGGAGATTTTCTTTACGTAAGAGATTCGAGTGGTAATATTATTCCTGGTCGTAGAGTTGATGATGGGGATAAAATAACAGTATTGGATGTTAGTTATTCAACACAACTGGCTTTGATAGAATATCCAACACCTAATGGAGTACGGACAGGATATGTTAGCAATGCTACAAATATAATCAAATATTTTAATGCTGGAGCTTGGAAAAATGGTTCTACATCGGAAACTGTTTATGATTCTAATGGGAATACAATAGGATCACTATCTCCTGGTGAAACTGCAACACCAATGTATCGTAAAAATGGTAAGTTGAGTGTAGTTTATAATACGTCTAAAGGCGCAAATACTAAATCAGGATTTGTAGTATATAATGGAGGTTTCAATAAGTATTAA
- a CDS encoding accessory gene regulator B family protein: MIKLISTFITRYLEENNSSLIKTDLLKIQYTLEVILGDLTKLIILLLIFWNLNEVPFFLLSFAILISTRPLWGGIHCKSFNSCLIFSLVYFIVILLYSRFCPKLNINFYIVFFIISFIITLAFAPCDNEKRPINNKTILKILSLISLTFWGILFFKLSNLRICNCIFASILLQIVQIIIVNVKKGGLFNAKIYKYFFSHTS; this comes from the coding sequence ATGATAAAATTAATATCAACTTTTATAACAAGGTACTTAGAAGAAAATAACTCTTCTTTAATTAAAACAGATTTACTAAAAATTCAATATACCCTAGAAGTTATTTTGGGAGACTTAACTAAATTAATAATATTACTATTAATTTTTTGGAATTTAAATGAAGTACCATTCTTCTTATTGTCTTTTGCTATTCTAATTTCAACAAGACCCTTATGGGGAGGTATTCACTGCAAAAGCTTCAACTCATGCTTAATATTTAGCTTAGTATACTTCATAGTAATATTACTGTATAGTAGATTTTGTCCAAAATTGAATATTAATTTCTATATAGTTTTCTTTATAATATCATTCATTATAACATTAGCCTTTGCTCCTTGTGATAATGAAAAAAGACCTATAAATAATAAAACCATATTAAAAATATTATCTTTAATATCGCTAACTTTTTGGGGCATATTATTTTTCAAATTATCTAATTTACGGATATGTAATTGCATATTTGCAAGTATATTACTACAAATTGTTCAAATAATTATCGTTAATGTGAAGAAAGGAGGCCTTTTTAATGCAAAAATCTATAAATATTTTTTCAGCCATACTTCTTAG
- a CDS encoding cyclic lactone autoinducer peptide: MQKSINIFSAILLRLFNLVSESSCAGLYGEPDFPEELLK, encoded by the coding sequence ATGCAAAAATCTATAAATATTTTTTCAGCCATACTTCTTAGACTATTTAATTTAGTTTCAGAATCAAGTTGCGCAGGACTTTATGGCGAACCTGATTTCCCTGAAGAACTATTAAAGTAA
- a CDS encoding ATP-binding protein, translating to MLNSFIINSLDTFNIIYLWAALNKKNNNIAKLLSIILIVSILTTIVEQLGVNFIITYIMIVVVIKAIYKIGLKEIILGFLFVLLVEISLQLMLSLIVDKLFYNNNFGIIIIELITLICIIIFSKVSFLNKTFSFEKIDSNILIYLILTCGIYAVVFKIIWNYDNKMILNNLFIATLILSVLVISQILTYLYIMKVIREKEKLKLSNEYNAVIDEIIQEIKQRQHDFINYKNTIRGIVEVVDNKDLKSAITNYIKDEDTYDNKVNELIYIDNIVVRSIIYRNICKAKKDNVNFQYKIENNVLDNILSYHEISNVLNNLLNNAFDEVMKEKCIKKNIEVRILNEKNASHLIVKNQIVNSSDLNLNEMFTRGYSTKNIGTRGYGLYNVQQIINSHKGYIKINFEYGEIIFDIYFNSSSGKSGSP from the coding sequence ATGTTAAATAGTTTTATTATAAATAGCTTGGATACATTTAATATAATTTATTTATGGGCAGCTTTAAATAAGAAAAATAATAATATAGCTAAACTGTTATCTATTATACTTATCGTATCTATTTTAACCACAATTGTTGAACAATTAGGAGTAAACTTTATTATTACATATATAATGATTGTTGTAGTAATTAAAGCCATATACAAGATAGGTTTAAAAGAAATTATATTAGGATTTCTTTTTGTATTACTTGTAGAGATTAGCTTACAGTTAATGCTTTCTTTAATTGTCGATAAACTTTTTTATAATAATAATTTTGGAATAATAATTATAGAATTAATAACATTAATTTGCATAATCATTTTTTCAAAAGTAAGCTTTTTAAATAAGACATTTTCTTTTGAAAAGATAGATAGTAATATTTTAATTTATCTAATTTTAACATGTGGAATATATGCTGTGGTTTTTAAAATTATTTGGAATTATGACAATAAAATGATTTTAAATAACTTATTTATTGCAACATTAATATTGAGTGTATTAGTAATTTCTCAGATTTTAACATATTTATATATTATGAAAGTAATAAGGGAAAAAGAAAAGTTAAAACTGTCTAATGAATATAATGCCGTCATTGATGAAATAATCCAAGAGATAAAACAAAGGCAGCATGATTTTATTAATTATAAAAATACAATAAGAGGGATAGTAGAAGTTGTAGATAATAAGGATCTGAAATCAGCAATTACTAATTATATCAAAGATGAAGATACGTATGATAATAAAGTAAATGAACTTATATACATTGATAATATAGTTGTAAGATCTATAATATACAGAAATATATGCAAAGCAAAAAAAGATAATGTTAATTTCCAATACAAGATAGAAAATAATGTTTTAGATAATATATTGAGTTATCATGAAATATCTAATGTACTAAATAATTTATTAAATAATGCATTTGATGAGGTAATGAAGGAAAAATGTATTAAAAAAAATATTGAAGTTAGAATTTTAAATGAAAAAAATGCATCTCATTTAATAGTTAAAAATCAAATAGTAAATTCTAGTGATCTTAATTTAAATGAGATGTTTACAAGAGGTTATTCTACTAAAAATATAGGTACAAGAGGTTATGGATTGTACAATGTACAACAAATAATTAACTCACATAAAGGATATATAAAAATCAACTTCGAATATGGAGAAATAATTTTTGATATTTACTTTAATAGTTCTTCAGGGAAATCAGGTTCGCCATAA